Proteins encoded together in one bacterium window:
- a CDS encoding cytidine deaminase, whose protein sequence is MINPQGLLNKAHEAQKNAYSPYSNFQVGAALQTKDGSIYTGCNIENASYGAAICAERVAFVKAVSDGHKNFKAIAIAGSHNKHTYPCGICRQFMAEFGLNLVVITTDMHTIAQQVLSDLLPKAFTSFQPNQDNLVKMNSCAQSR, encoded by the coding sequence ATGATTAATCCACAAGGACTTTTAAATAAAGCACATGAAGCTCAAAAAAACGCCTACTCACCATATTCCAACTTTCAAGTTGGCGCCGCCTTACAAACAAAAGATGGATCTATTTACACGGGCTGCAATATAGAAAATGCATCATATGGCGCAGCAATTTGTGCAGAGCGTGTTGCATTTGTCAAAGCAGTTTCTGACGGACACAAAAATTTTAAAGCAATAGCTATTGCAGGCTCTCACAACAAACATACCTACCCATGCGGCATATGCCGCCAATTCATGGCAGAATTCGGACTGAATCTGGTCGTTATCACCACCGATATGCACACTATTGCCCAACAAGTACTCTCGGATCTTTTACCAAAAGCATTTACTTCTTTTCAGCCGAACCAAGACAATCTTGTAAAAATGAATAGTTGCGCACAATCACGTTAA